A single Inediibacterium massiliense DNA region contains:
- a CDS encoding recombinase family protein, with protein sequence MQTHMPIGYKMVDGKIQIDKEKSKIVKKIYSEYLKGKSLLAIAKELSKKEVPNANNKTNWTHGAIGRILENIKYMGDEIYPKLIDKSTFDKVQIKRKQKENQLGRTAQPNSMKNQSLFANKIFCGECGEPYRKYTEHSGKASEKSRWKCKKYIFKNRVLCKNLFYTDEELKSIFISAVNKLIKNQRLLDKPHKKELPKMSKELLAIEDQIHQLEEDEEFSSQELADLIFKRAELTYSTSKVDDYEVQTQKIKELLIGQNQLTEFDEELFKGMIGKITIYQDSKVETQFINGLKISEILEYKRKDEKNGCSQKDSGNHTATNEI encoded by the coding sequence ATGCAAACACATATGCCCATTGGCTACAAGATGGTGGATGGCAAAATACAGATAGATAAAGAAAAATCCAAAATCGTAAAAAAGATTTACTCAGAATACTTAAAAGGAAAATCCTTATTAGCGATAGCAAAAGAACTAAGTAAAAAAGAAGTGCCGAATGCAAATAACAAGACCAATTGGACACACGGTGCTATAGGAAGAATACTTGAAAACATTAAATATATGGGTGACGAAATTTATCCCAAATTAATTGACAAATCCACCTTCGATAAGGTTCAAATTAAGAGAAAACAGAAAGAAAATCAGCTTGGACGTACAGCACAGCCAAACAGCATGAAAAACCAAAGCCTATTTGCAAACAAGATATTCTGCGGTGAATGCGGTGAGCCATATCGAAAGTACACGGAACATTCGGGTAAGGCATCGGAAAAGAGCAGATGGAAATGTAAAAAATATATATTTAAGAATCGAGTACTATGCAAAAACCTCTTTTATACGGATGAGGAATTAAAATCAATATTTATTAGTGCAGTAAATAAGCTTATTAAAAATCAACGCTTACTAGACAAACCCCATAAAAAAGAGCTACCGAAAATGAGCAAAGAACTGCTTGCGATAGAAGATCAAATACATCAGCTTGAAGAAGATGAGGAATTTTCATCTCAAGAGTTGGCAGATCTAATATTTAAAAGAGCAGAACTTACCTATAGCACTTCCAAGGTAGATGACTACGAAGTGCAGACACAAAAAATAAAAGAGCTGTTAATCGGTCAAAACCAATTAACAGAGTTTGATGAGGAATTATTCAAAGGTATGATAGGCAAAATTACCATCTATCAAGACAGCAAAGTGGAAACACAATTTATAAACGGACTGAAAATCAGCGAGATTTTAGAATACAAGCGAAAGGATGAGAAAAATGGCTGTAGCCAAAAAGACAGTGGCAATCATACCGCCACAAATGAAATATGA